From the Equus przewalskii isolate Varuska chromosome 19, EquPr2, whole genome shotgun sequence genome, one window contains:
- the LOC103542820 gene encoding olfactory receptor 6N2-like: protein MHQKPRVVWNYNCSSQYSFFFSLAGTELFILTTMAFDRYAVICQPLHYPLLLSSQSCGILAGVSWSVGFLCPTFLSFLLAQVSFCIPNQINHFCDADQIFCLSCTDTYAIPVVGYAFSTVIILGALVFTMASYAQILATNLAMVSTAAQHKAFSTCKADLSVVTISFGTLIFMHVHPAIKYEPNIKKIVAIFYSVITPLFNPLIYILHNKDVKEALKFLVS from the coding sequence ATGCACCAGAAACCAAGAGTCGTATGGAACTACAACTGCAGTTCCCAGTACTCCTTCTTCTTCTCATTGGCTGGCACTGAGCTCTTCATCCTTACCACCATGGCCTTTGACCGCTATGCTGTCATCTGCCAACCACTACACTACCCACTGCTACTCAGCAGCCAATCATGTGGTATTCTGGCTGGGGTTTCCTGGTCTGTGGGATTTCTCTGCCCCACGTTCCTCTCATTCCTTCTTGCACAAGTCTCCTTCTGTATTCCCAACCAGATCAACCACTTCTGTGATGCTGATCAGATTTTCTGCCTTTCCTGCACAGACACATATGCCATCCCAGTAGTGGGCTATGCTTTTAGCACTGTCATTATCTTAGGAGCCCTGGTCTTTACCATGGCTTCCTATGCCCAAATCTTGGCCACAAATCTAGCCATGGTTTCCACTGCTGCCCAACACAAGGCCTTTTCCACATGCAAAGCTGACCTTTCTGTGGTGACTATCTCCTTTGGCACTCTCATCTTCATGCATGTCCACCCAGCAATAAAATATGAACCAAATATCAAAAAGATTGTGGCTATCTTCTACTCAGTCATCACTCCACTTTTCAATCCTCTCATCTATATACTCCACAACAAGGATGTGAAAGAAGCTCTGAAGTTCTTAGTGTCCTAG
- the LOC103542819 gene encoding olfactory receptor 12D1-like, producing the protein MLNQTSVTEFLLLGVTDIQVLQTFLFVVFLTIYFVSVTGNGIILVVVISDAKLHSPMYFFLGNLSCLDICYSTVTLPKMLENFLSTHKAISFLGCISQLHFFHFLGSTEAMLLGVMAFDRFVAICKPLHYPLIMNHQLCTQMAIIIWIIGFFHALLHSIMTSRLNFCGSNHIHHFFRDVKPLLELVCGNVELNQWLLNTVTGTIGMGPFLITLISYFYIILYLFFKTHSCSLLHKALSTCASHFMVVILFYAPVVFIYIRPASGSSMDQDRVIAIMYSVVTPVLNPLIYTLRNKEVKGALSRVIRRL; encoded by the coding sequence aTGCTGAATCAAACCTCAGTCACTGAATTTCTCCTCTTGGGAgtaacagacatccaagtactgCAGACTTTTCTCTTCGTGGTTTTCCTCACAATTTATTTTGTCAGTGTGACTGGGAATGGAATCATCCTAGTGGTTGTCATCTCTGATGCAAAACTCCATTCACCTATGTATTTCTTCCTGGGAAATCTGTCATGTCTAGATATCTGCTATTCCACAGTTACACTGCCAAAGATGCTGGAGAACTTCCTCTCTACACACAAAGCTATTTCTTTCTTGGGGTGTATCAGCCAGCTCCACTTCTTCCACTTTCTGGGTAGCACCGAGGCCATGTTGTTGGGTGTGATGGCCTTTGACCGCTTTGTGGCTATCTGTAAACCACTTCATTACCCTCTAATCATGAATCATCAGCTCTGTACCCAGATGGCTATCATTATCTGGATCATTGGTTTTTTCCATGCCCTGCTGCACTCCATAATGACCTCTCGCTTGAACTTCTGTGGTTCCAACCATATCCATCACTTCTTCCGTGATGTTAAGCCATTGCTGGAGTTGGTATGTGGGAACGTTGAACTCAACCAGTGGCTGCTCAATACTGTCACAGGGACGATTGGCATGGGCCCATTCTTAATAACACTTATCTCTTATTTCTACATTATCCTCTATCTTTTCTTCAAGACCCATTCTTGCAGCTTGCTTCATAAAGCACTGTCCACTTGTGCCTCTCACTTCATGGTAGTTATTCTTTTCTATGCTCCTGTTGTCTTTATTTACATTCGTCCTGCTTCAGGCAGCTCCATGGACCAGGACAGGGTCATTGCCATCATGTACAGTGTGGTCACTCCTGTACTAAATCCACTGATCTATACTTTGAGGAACAAGGAAGTAAAGGGAGCCTTGAGTAGAGTGATCAGGAGGCTCTGA
- the LOC139077169 gene encoding olfactory receptor 12D3-like, with product MENITTVNEFLLLELTSIQELQPIVFVTFLILYVIDLFGNVSILVIVISEPRLHSPMYFFLGNLSFLDICYSSVTLPKLMSNLLSTHKTISFIGCITQLHFFHFLGGTEALLLTIMGFDRFVAICYPLRYTIIMNPQMCILLAAVAWLISFFYALMHSVMTACLNFCHSQKLRYFLCDVKPLLELACGDIRLNQWLIFIVTCSLAMASCFFTLLSYFYIIGFLLFKSRTCSVLHKALSTCASHFMVVSLFYGTVALTYITPTSATSVIQERFVAVIHTTVPPVLNPLIYTLRNKEVMSALRRVFGRKFKLFV from the coding sequence ATGGAGAACATCACCACAGTGAATGAGTTTCTTTTGCTGGAACTGACCTCTATTCAGGAGCTGCAGCCTATAGTCTTTGTGACCTTCCTCATTCTATACGTGATAGACTTGTTTGGAAATGTGTCCATATTAGTGATTGTCATCTCAGAACCAAGACTCCACTCCCCTATGTACTTTTTCCTgggaaatctttcttttctggatATATGCTATTCTTCAGTGACACTGCCTAAACTAATGTCAAACCTCCTCTCCACTCACAAAACCATATCTTTCATAGGCTGCATCACTCAGCTACACTTTTTCCACTTTCTGGGGGGCACTGAGGCCCTCTTGCTGACCATTATGGGCTTTGACCGGTTTGTGGCCATCTGCTACCCACTTCGTTACACTATTATCATGAACCCTCAGATGTGTATTCTCTTGGCAGCTGTGGCCTGGCTCATCAGCTTCTTTTATGCTCTGATGCATTCTGTCATGACTGCATGCCTGAACTTTTGCCACTCTCAAAAACTCCGCTACTTCTTGTGCGATGTGAAGCCCCTTTTAGAATTGGCTTGTGGGGACATACGACTCAATCAGTGGCTCATTTTCATTGTCACTTGCAGCTTAGCAATGGCATCATGCTTCTTCACCCTCCTCTCCTACTTCTATATTATTGGCTTTCTTCTGTTCAAGAGCCGGACCTGCAGTGTGCTCCACAAAGCCCTGTCCACTTGTGCCTCTCATTTCATGGTGGTATCTCTCTTTTATGGAACTGTGGCACTCACCTACATTACCCCTACCTCTGCCACCTCTGTAATACAGGAACGGTTTGTGGCTGTCATACACACCACTGTCCCTCCAGTGCTGAATCCACTGATATACACCCTTAGGAATAAGGAAGTGATGTCAGCTCTGAGGAGAGTCTTTGGGAGGAAATTTAAGCTGTTTGTCTGA